One segment of Cyprinus carpio isolate SPL01 chromosome B20, ASM1834038v1, whole genome shotgun sequence DNA contains the following:
- the id2b gene encoding DNA-binding protein inhibitor ID-2b, with product MKAVSPVRSIRKPALYFSEHNHGNLRSKSSSDDPLSLLYNMNDCYSRLKELVPSLPQNKSVSKMEILQHVIDYILDLQIALDQNPQQQILGQSPPKKSVRSLGADISILSFQPSNPQREINSDDLIALSR from the exons ATGAAGGCAGTCAGTCCGGTGAGGTCCATAAGGAAACCCGCCTTGTATTTTTCGGAGCATAATCACGGCAATTTACGGAGCAAGAGCTCCTCGGACGACCCGCTCAGTCTCCTGTACAACATGAATGACTGCTACAGCAGGTTGAAGGAGCTCGTGCCGAGCTTACCGCAGAACAAGAGCGTGAGTAAGATGGAGATCTTGCAGCATGTCATAGACTACATTCTGGATCTTCAGATCGCACTGGACCAGAACCCGCAACAGCAGATCCTCGGACAGAGCCCTCCAAAAAAGTCTGTCAGATCACTCGGAGCTGATATCAGCATCCTCTCCTTTCAG CCCAGTAACCCTCAAAGAGAGATCAACTCAGATGACCTCATAGCCCTGTCTCGTTGA